From Camelina sativa cultivar DH55 chromosome 7, Cs, whole genome shotgun sequence, one genomic window encodes:
- the LOC104704204 gene encoding L-type lectin-domain containing receptor kinase V.5 isoform X4 — protein MLRLCQAILALFFTLFYNSHGYFIPQGSVGIGYNGYFTLTNTTKHAYGQAFDSELYSIKNSSTGLLTSFSVNFFFAIVPEHNHQGSHGMAFVMSPTRGLPGASSDQYLGIFNETNNGNTSNHVIAIELDVHKDDEFGDIDDNHVGININGLRSIVSAPAGYYDDKDGNFRNLSLISRKVMRLSIVYSQPDQQLNVTLFPADISVPPKKPLLSLNRDLSPYLREKMYLGFTASTGSVGAIHYMMSCWFVNGVVEYPRLEFSRIPILPRYPKKSSNRTKTVLAVCLTVSVIAAFAASWSGFVFYLRHKKVKEVLEEWEIQYGPHRFAYKELDNATKGFKEKQLLGKGGFGQVYRGTLPGSDVEIAVKRTSHDSRQGMSEFLAEISTIGRLRHPNLVRLLGYCRHKENLYLVYDFMPNGSLDKYLNRNENQERLTWEQRFKIIKDVATALLHLHQEWVQVIIHRDIKPANVLIDHEMNARLGDFGLAKLYDQGFDPETSKVAGTFGYIAPEFLRTGRATTSTDVYAFGLVMLEVVCGRRLIERRAAENEEYLVEWILELWENGKIFDAAEESIRQERNRGQLELVLKLGVLCSHQAASIRPAMSAVMRILNGVSQLPDNLLDVVRAEKFKGWPETSMEEILLDVNSLSTLELTDSFANHGR, from the exons atgCTTCGTCTCTGCCAAGCAATTCTTGCTCTGTTCTTTACTCTGTTTTACAATTCCCATGGCTACTTCATCCCACAAGGATCTGTAGGAATCGGCTACAACGGTTACTTCACTTTAACCAACACAACAAAACATGCATACGGTCAAGCTTTCGACAGCGAACTTTATTCAATCAAGAACTCATCAACAGGTCTTTTAACATCTTTCTCAGTCAACTTCTTCTTCGCGATCGTCCCTGAGCATAATCATCAAGGCTCACACGGTATGGCTTTCGTCATGTCTCCCACTAGAGGCCTTCCCGGAGCTTCTTCTGATCAGTACCTCGGAATCTTCAACGAGACAAACAACGGTAACACATCAAATCACGTGATAGCTATTGAGTTAGATGTACATAAAGACGATGAGTTTGGAGATATTGATGATAACCATGTTGGGATTAACATTAATGGTTTGAGATCCATTGTTTCTGCTCCTGCTGGTTACTATGAtgataaagatggaaactttAGAAACCTTTCTCTGATCAGCAGAAAGGTAATGAGGCTTTCGATCGTTTATAGTCAACCTGATCAACAGCTCAATGTTACTTTATTCCCTGCTGATATCTCTGTTCCGCCTAAGAAGCCGCTTTTGTCTTTAAACCGTGATCTCTCTCCGTATTTGCGTGAGAAAATGTATCTTGGATTCACTGCATCTACAGGGTCGGTTGGTGCAATACATTACATGATGAGTTG TTGGTTTGTTAACGGAGTAGTCGAGTATCCGAGATTGGAGTTCAGTAGAATACCAATCCTTCCACGATATCCAAAGAAATCGTCTAATAGAACAAAAACGGTTTTAGCGGTCTGCTTAACGGTTTCCGTGATTGCTGCGTTTGCCGCCTCGTGGTCCGGTTTCGTCTTCTATTTGAGGCATAAGAAGGTTAAAGAGGTTCTTGAAGAATGGGAGATTCAGTATGGACCTCATAGGTTTGCTTATAAGGAGCTTGACAATGCCACAAAGGGTTTCAAGGAGAAACAACTTCTAGGGAAAGGAGGTTTTGGTCAAGTCTATAGAGGAACGCTTCCAGGTTCTGATGTAGAGATCGCTGTGAAACGGACTTCCCATGATTCAAGACAAGGGATGAGCGAGTTTCTAGCCGAGATTTCAACTATTGGTCGACTAAGACATCCAAATCTGGTCAGGCTTTTGGGATATTGTAGGCATAAGGAGAATCTCTACTTGGTTTATGACTTTATGCCTAATGGAAGTCTTGACAAGTATCTAAACCGTAATGAGAATCAAGAACGGCTTACTTGGGAACAACGTTTCAAGATCATCAAAGATGTTGCAACTGCTCTACTACACTTGCATCAAGAATGGGTGCAAGTCATCATTCATCGAGATATCAAACCAGCTAATGTTTTAATAGACCATGAAATGAATGCGAGGCTAGGGGACTTTGGACTTGCAAAGCTGTATGATCAAGGATTTGATCCTGAGACATCTAAAGTAGCGGGAACATTCGGGTATATCGCACCAGAGTTTCTAAGAACGGGAAGAGCTACTACAAGCACTGATGTCTATGCCTTTGGGTTGGTAATGCTTGAAGTTGTTTGTGGTAGAAGGCTGATTGAGCGACGTGCAGCGGAAAATGAAGAATATCTTGTGGAATGGATCTTAGAGCTTTGGGAAAATGGGAAAATTTTCGATGCGGCAGAAGAAAGTATACGTCAAGAACGAAACAGGGGACAACTTGAGCTGGTTTTGAAGCTAGGTGTGTTGTGTTCGCATCAAGCAGCATCAATCAGACCAGCTATGAGTGCGGTTATGCGGATTTTGAACGGCGTTTCACAGCTTCCAGATAATCTTCTTGATGTCGTAAGAGCTGAGAAATTCAAAGGATGGCCAGAGACATCAATGGAGGAAATACTACTTGATGTGAATTCATTGAGTACATTGGAGTTAACAGATTCATTTGCTAACCACGGACGTTGA
- the LOC104704204 gene encoding L-type lectin-domain containing receptor kinase V.5 isoform X1 yields the protein MLRLCQAILALFFTLFYNSHGYFIPQGSVGIGYNGYFTLTNTTKHAYGQAFDSELYSIKNSSTGLLTSFSVNFFFAIVPEHNHQGSHGMAFVMSPTRGLPGASSDQYLGIFNETNNGNTSNHVIAIELDVHKDDEFGDIDDNHVGININGLRSIVSAPAGYYDDKDGNFRNLSLISRKVMRLSIVYSQPDQQLNVTLFPADISVPPKKPLLSLNRDLSPYLREKMYLGFTASTGSVGAIHYMMSWFVNGVVEYPRLEFSRIPILPRYPKKSSNRTKTVLAVCLTVSVIAAFAASWFGFVFYLRHKKVKEVLEEWEIQYGPHRFAYKELDNATKGFKEKQLLGKGGFGQVYRGTLPGSDVEIAVKRTSHDSRQGMSEFLAEISTIGRLRHPNLVRLLGYCRHKENLYLVYDFMPNGSLDKYLNRNENQERLTWEQRFKIIKDVATALLHLHQEWVQVIIHRDIKPANVLIDHEMNARLGDFGLAKLYDQGFDPETSKVAGTFGYIAPEFLRTGRATTSTDVYAFGLVMLEVVCGRRLIERRAAENEEYLVEWILELWENGKIFDAAEESIRQERNRGQLELVLKLGVLCSHQAASIRPAMSAVMRILNGVSQLPDNLLDVVRAEKFKGWPETSMEEILLDVNSLSTLELTDSFANHGR from the exons atgCTTCGTCTCTGCCAAGCAATTCTTGCTCTGTTCTTTACTCTGTTTTACAATTCCCATGGCTACTTCATCCCACAAGGATCTGTAGGAATCGGCTACAACGGTTACTTCACTTTAACCAACACAACAAAACATGCATACGGTCAAGCTTTCGACAGCGAACTTTATTCAATCAAGAACTCATCAACAGGTCTTTTAACATCTTTCTCAGTCAACTTCTTCTTCGCGATCGTCCCTGAGCATAATCATCAAGGCTCACACGGTATGGCTTTCGTCATGTCTCCCACTAGAGGCCTTCCCGGAGCTTCTTCTGATCAGTACCTCGGAATCTTCAACGAGACAAACAACGGTAACACATCAAATCACGTGATAGCTATTGAGTTAGATGTACATAAAGACGATGAGTTTGGAGATATTGATGATAACCATGTTGGGATTAACATTAATGGTTTGAGATCCATTGTTTCTGCTCCTGCTGGTTACTATGAtgataaagatggaaactttAGAAACCTTTCTCTGATCAGCAGAAAGGTAATGAGGCTTTCGATCGTTTATAGTCAACCTGATCAACAGCTCAATGTTACTTTATTCCCTGCTGATATCTCTGTTCCGCCTAAGAAGCCGCTTTTGTCTTTAAACCGTGATCTCTCTCCGTATTTGCGTGAGAAAATGTATCTTGGATTCACTGCATCTACAGGGTCGGTTGGTGCAATACATTACATGATGAGTTGGTTTGTTAACGGAGTAGTCGAGTATCCGAGATTGGAGTTCAGTAGAATACCAATCCTTCCACGATATCCAAAGAAATCGTCTAATAGAACAAAAACGGTTTTAGCGGTCTGCTTAACGGTTTCCGTGATTGCTGCGTTTGCCGCCTCGTGGTTCGGTTTCGTCTTCTATTTGAGGCATAAGAAGGTTAAAGAGGTTCTTGAAGAATGGGAGATTCAGTATGGACCTCATAGGTTTGCTTATAAGGAGCTTGACAATGCCACAAAGGGTTTCAAGGAGAAACAACTTCTAGGGAAAGGAGGTTTTGGTCAAGTCTATAGAGGAACGCTTCCAG GTTCTGATGTAGAGATCGCTGTGAAACGGACTTCCCATGATTCAAGACAAGGGATGAGCGAGTTTCTAGCCGAGATTTCAACTATTGGTCGACTAAGACATCCAAATCTGGTCAGGCTTTTGGGATATTGTAGGCATAAGGAGAATCTCTACTTGGTTTATGACTTTATGCCTAATGGAAGTCTTGACAAGTATCTAAACCGTAATGAGAATCAAGAACGGCTTACTTGGGAACAACGTTTCAAGATCATCAAAGATGTTGCAACTGCTCTACTACACTTGCATCAAGAATGGGTGCAAGTCATCATTCATCGAGATATCAAACCAGCTAATGTTTTAATAGACCATGAAATGAATGCGAGGCTAGGGGACTTTGGACTTGCAAAGCTGTATGATCAAGGATTTGATCCTGAGACATCTAAAGTAGCGGGAACATTCGGGTATATCGCACCAGAGTTTCTAAGAACGGGAAGAGCTACTACAAGCACTGATGTCTATGCCTTTGGGTTGGTAATGCTTGAAGTTGTTTGTGGTAGAAGGCTGATTGAGCGACGTGCAGCGGAAAATGAAGAATATCTTGTGGAATGGATCTTAGAGCTTTGGGAAAATGGGAAAATTTTCGATGCGGCAGAAGAAAGTATACGTCAAGAACGAAACAGGGGACAACTTGAGCTGGTTTTGAAGCTAGGTGTGTTGTGTTCGCATCAAGCAGCATCAATCAGACCAGCTATGAGTGCGGTTATGCGGATTTTGAACGGCGTTTCACAGCTTCCAGATAATCTTCTTGATGTCGTAAGAGCTGAGAAATTCAAAGGATGGCCAGAGACATCAATGGAGGAAATACTACTTGATGTGAATTCATTGAGTACATTGGAGTTAACAGATTCATTTGCTAACCACGGACGTTGA
- the LOC104699948 gene encoding protein IQ-DOMAIN 14, with the protein MGKKGSWFSAIKRVFTPHSKEKQLSNNNQEPERKSENKEKKKKGFGKKLRNGETNTFLPIFRQPSSIEKILSDAEREHNLVFRPPSPLTDRAKASSASVPSPSFRPASPKLPSQRYVSSPKPVSPRLASSQAPSPKPPSPKPPSPRAVSPRVVQRREFVHRPEPTLLVRNATATKIQAAFRGYMARRSFRALKGLVRLQGVVRGHSVKRQTMNAMKYMQLLVRVQTQVQSRRIQMLENRVRNDKDDTKFVSSLMSEDWDDSVLTKEEKDARLHRKIDAMIKRERSMAYAYSHQLWKNSPKSAQDIRTSGFPLWWNWVDRQKNQSQPFRLTPTRPSPSPQPQTSNQNHFRLNNSFDISTPNSSKSTFVTPSRPIDTPQPYSSSVSRYSRGGGRATLDSPYKDDDSLTSCPPFSAPSYMAPTVSAKAKLRANSNPKERIDRTPVSTNEKRRSSFPLGSFKWNKGSLFMSSNSNNNNNKGPGSSSSSAVVLEKHKTLKSVGNLSIDSTVSMPATVGRRAFNRFA; encoded by the exons ATGGGGAAGAAAGGAAGTTGGTTTTCTGCAATCAAAAGGGTTTTCACACCACATTCCAAAGAGAAACAGCTAAGCAACAACAAC CAAGAACCagagagaaagagtgaaaacaaagaaaagaagaagaaaggttttggAAAGAAGCTAAGGAATGGAGAAACCAATACATTTCTTCCCATTTTTAGACAGCCTAGTAGTATCGAAAAGATCTTGTCTGATGCCGAACGAGAGCACAACCTTGTCTTTAGGCCACCATCTCCCCTCACGGATCGAGCAAAGGCCTCATCTGCCTCTGTTCCATCTCCTTCTTTTAGGCCTGCTTCTCCTAAATTGCCTTCTCAGAGATATGTCTCTTCTCCTAAACCAGTTTCGCCAAGACTTGCTTCCTCTCAAGCACCTTCTCCGAAGCCCCCTTCTCCAAAGCCTCCTTCTCCAAGAGCCGTTTCGCCTAGGGTTGTGCAGCGACGTGAGTTTGTGCATAGACCAGAACCAACTCTACTGGTCAGAAATGCTACTGCAACAAAGATTCAAGCAGCTTTCAGAGGTTACATG gcAAGGAGGAGTTTCAGAGCTTTGAAAGGTCTTGTTAGGCTTCAAGGAGTGGTGAGAGGACACAGCGTGAAGCGTCAAACGATGAATGCTATGAAGTATATGCAGCTTTTAGTCCGAGTCCAAACACAAGTTCAGTCACGCCGCATCCAAATGCTGGAAAACAGAGTTAGGAATGATAAAGATGACACCAAATTCGTCTCTAGCCTTATG TCTGAGGATTGGGACGATAGTGTgctgacaaaagaagaaaaagatgcgAGGCTACATAGGAAGATTGATGCAATGATCAAAAGAGAACGGTCCATGGCGTATGCTTATTCTCACCAG TTATGGAAAAATAGTCCAAAGTCTGCTCAGGACATTCGAACAAGTGGGTTCCCACTTTGGTGGAACTGGGTGGATCGGCAGAAGAACCAAAGCCAACCATTCAGGCTAACACCAACACGGCCTAGCCCAAGCCCTCAGCCTCAAACTAGCAATCAAAACCATTTCAGGCTCAACAACAGTTTCGACATCTCCACACCCAACTCATCAAAATCCACATTCGTTACTCCATCTAGACCCATTGATACTCCGCAACCATACAGTAGCAGCGTCTCAAGATACTCACGTGGAGGAGGAAGAGCTACACTAGATTCTCCTTATAAAGATGATGATAGCCTCACAAGTTGCCCTCCATTCTCAGCTCCAAGCTACATGGCTCCAACAGTCTCAGCTAAAGCAAAACTGAGAGCAAACAGCAACCCAAAAGAGAGAATCGACCGTACACCGGTAAGCACAAACGAGAAGAGACGGAGTTCGTTTCCTCTTGGTTCGTTTAAATGGAACAAAGGGTCATTGTTCATGAGCAGCaacagtaacaacaacaacaacaagggtCCAGGTTCTTCATCTTCTAGTGCTGTGGTGCTTGAGAAGCACAAAACCCTCAAATCCGTAGGAAATTTGAGTATTGATTCTACTGTTTCGATGCCTGCCACAGTTGGGAGGAGGGCTTTTAACAGATTTGCgtga
- the LOC104704204 gene encoding L-type lectin-domain containing receptor kinase V.5 isoform X2: MLRLCQAILALFFTLFYNSHGYFIPQGSVGIGYNGYFTLTNTTKHAYGQAFDSELYSIKNSSTGLLTSFSVNFFFAIVPEHNHQGSHGMAFVMSPTRGLPGASSDQYLGIFNETNNGNTSNHVIAIELDVHKDDEFGDIDDNHVGININGLRSIVSAPAGYYDDKDGNFRNLSLISRKVMRLSIVYSQPDQQLNVTLFPADISVPPKKPLLSLNRDLSPYLREKMYLGFTASTGSVGAIHYMMSWFVNGVVEYPRLEFSRIPILPRYPKKSSNRTKTVLAVCLTVSVIAAFAASWSGFVFYLRHKKVKEVLEEWEIQYGPHRFAYKELDNATKGFKEKQLLGKGGFGQVYRGTLPGSDVEIAVKRTSHDSRQGMSEFLAEISTIGRLRHPNLVRLLGYCRHKENLYLVYDFMPNGSLDKYLNRNENQERLTWEQRFKIIKDVATALLHLHQEWVQVIIHRDIKPANVLIDHEMNARLGDFGLAKLYDQGFDPETSKVAGTFGYIAPEFLRTGRATTSTDVYAFGLVMLEVVCGRRLIERRAAENEEYLVEWILELWENGKIFDAAEESIRQERNRGQLELVLKLGVLCSHQAASIRPAMSAVMRILNGVSQLPDNLLDVVRAEKFKGWPETSMEEILLDVNSLSTLELTDSFANHGR; encoded by the exons atgCTTCGTCTCTGCCAAGCAATTCTTGCTCTGTTCTTTACTCTGTTTTACAATTCCCATGGCTACTTCATCCCACAAGGATCTGTAGGAATCGGCTACAACGGTTACTTCACTTTAACCAACACAACAAAACATGCATACGGTCAAGCTTTCGACAGCGAACTTTATTCAATCAAGAACTCATCAACAGGTCTTTTAACATCTTTCTCAGTCAACTTCTTCTTCGCGATCGTCCCTGAGCATAATCATCAAGGCTCACACGGTATGGCTTTCGTCATGTCTCCCACTAGAGGCCTTCCCGGAGCTTCTTCTGATCAGTACCTCGGAATCTTCAACGAGACAAACAACGGTAACACATCAAATCACGTGATAGCTATTGAGTTAGATGTACATAAAGACGATGAGTTTGGAGATATTGATGATAACCATGTTGGGATTAACATTAATGGTTTGAGATCCATTGTTTCTGCTCCTGCTG GTTACTATGAtgataaagatggaaactttAGAAACCTTTCTCTGATCAGCAGAAAGGTAATGAGGCTTTCGATCGTTTATAGTCAACCTGATCAACAGCTCAATGTTACTTTATTCCCTGCTGATATCTCTGTTCCGCCTAAGAAGCCGCTTTTGTCTTTAAACCGTGATCTCTCTCCGTATTTGCGTGAGAAAATGTATCTTGGATTCACTGCATCTACAGGGTCGGTTGGTGCAATACATTACATGATGAGTTGGTTTGTTAACGGAGTAGTCGAGTATCCGAGATTGGAGTTCAGTAGAATACCAATCCTTCCACGATATCCAAAGAAATCGTCTAATAGAACAAAAACGGTTTTAGCGGTCTGCTTAACGGTTTCCGTGATTGCTGCGTTTGCCGCCTCGTGGTCCGGTTTCGTCTTCTATTTGAGGCATAAGAAGGTTAAAGAGGTTCTTGAAGAATGGGAGATTCAGTATGGACCTCATAGGTTTGCTTATAAGGAGCTTGACAATGCCACAAAGGGTTTCAAGGAGAAACAACTTCTAGGGAAAGGAGGTTTTGGTCAAGTCTATAGAGGAACGCTTCCAGGTTCTGATGTAGAGATCGCTGTGAAACGGACTTCCCATGATTCAAGACAAGGGATGAGCGAGTTTCTAGCCGAGATTTCAACTATTGGTCGACTAAGACATCCAAATCTGGTCAGGCTTTTGGGATATTGTAGGCATAAGGAGAATCTCTACTTGGTTTATGACTTTATGCCTAATGGAAGTCTTGACAAGTATCTAAACCGTAATGAGAATCAAGAACGGCTTACTTGGGAACAACGTTTCAAGATCATCAAAGATGTTGCAACTGCTCTACTACACTTGCATCAAGAATGGGTGCAAGTCATCATTCATCGAGATATCAAACCAGCTAATGTTTTAATAGACCATGAAATGAATGCGAGGCTAGGGGACTTTGGACTTGCAAAGCTGTATGATCAAGGATTTGATCCTGAGACATCTAAAGTAGCGGGAACATTCGGGTATATCGCACCAGAGTTTCTAAGAACGGGAAGAGCTACTACAAGCACTGATGTCTATGCCTTTGGGTTGGTAATGCTTGAAGTTGTTTGTGGTAGAAGGCTGATTGAGCGACGTGCAGCGGAAAATGAAGAATATCTTGTGGAATGGATCTTAGAGCTTTGGGAAAATGGGAAAATTTTCGATGCGGCAGAAGAAAGTATACGTCAAGAACGAAACAGGGGACAACTTGAGCTGGTTTTGAAGCTAGGTGTGTTGTGTTCGCATCAAGCAGCATCAATCAGACCAGCTATGAGTGCGGTTATGCGGATTTTGAACGGCGTTTCACAGCTTCCAGATAATCTTCTTGATGTCGTAAGAGCTGAGAAATTCAAAGGATGGCCAGAGACATCAATGGAGGAAATACTACTTGATGTGAATTCATTGAGTACATTGGAGTTAACAGATTCATTTGCTAACCACGGACGTTGA
- the LOC104704204 gene encoding L-type lectin-domain containing receptor kinase V.5 isoform X3 — MLRLCQAILALFFTLFYNSHGYFIPQGSVGIGYNGYFTLTNTTKHAYGQAFDSELYSIKNSSTGLLTSFSVNFFFAIVPEHNHQGSHGMAFVMSPTRGLPGASSDQYLGIFNETNNGNTSNHVIAIELDVHKDDEFGDIDDNHVGININGLRSIVSAPAGYYDDKDGNFRNLSLISRKVMRLSIVYSQPDQQLNVTLFPADISVPPKKPLLSLNRDLSPYLREKMYLGFTASTGSVGAIHYMMSWFVNGVVEYPRLEFSRIPILPRYPKKSSNRTKTVLAVCLTVSVIAAFAASWFGFVFYLRHKKVKEVLEEWEIQYGPHRFAYKELDNATKGFKEKQLLGKGGFGQVYRGTLPGSDVEIAVKRTSHDSRQGMSEFLAEISTIGRLRHPNLVRLLGYCRHKENLYLVYDFMPNGSLDKYLNRNENQERLTWEQRFKIIKDVATALLHLHQEWVQVIIHRDIKPANVLIDHEMNARLGDFGLAKLYDQGFDPETSKVAGTFGYIAPEFLRTGRATTSTDVYAFGLVMLEVVCGRRLIERRAAENEEYLVEWILELWENGKIFDAAEESIRQERNRGQLELVLKLGVLCSHQAASIRPAMSAVMRILNGVSQLPDNLLDVVRAEKFKGWPETSMEEILLDVNSLSTLELTDSFANHGR, encoded by the exons atgCTTCGTCTCTGCCAAGCAATTCTTGCTCTGTTCTTTACTCTGTTTTACAATTCCCATGGCTACTTCATCCCACAAGGATCTGTAGGAATCGGCTACAACGGTTACTTCACTTTAACCAACACAACAAAACATGCATACGGTCAAGCTTTCGACAGCGAACTTTATTCAATCAAGAACTCATCAACAGGTCTTTTAACATCTTTCTCAGTCAACTTCTTCTTCGCGATCGTCCCTGAGCATAATCATCAAGGCTCACACGGTATGGCTTTCGTCATGTCTCCCACTAGAGGCCTTCCCGGAGCTTCTTCTGATCAGTACCTCGGAATCTTCAACGAGACAAACAACGGTAACACATCAAATCACGTGATAGCTATTGAGTTAGATGTACATAAAGACGATGAGTTTGGAGATATTGATGATAACCATGTTGGGATTAACATTAATGGTTTGAGATCCATTGTTTCTGCTCCTGCTGGTTACTATGAtgataaagatggaaactttAGAAACCTTTCTCTGATCAGCAGAAAGGTAATGAGGCTTTCGATCGTTTATAGTCAACCTGATCAACAGCTCAATGTTACTTTATTCCCTGCTGATATCTCTGTTCCGCCTAAGAAGCCGCTTTTGTCTTTAAACCGTGATCTCTCTCCGTATTTGCGTGAGAAAATGTATCTTGGATTCACTGCATCTACAGGGTCGGTTGGTGCAATACATTACATGATGAGTTGGTTTGTTAACGGAGTAGTCGAGTATCCGAGATTGGAGTTCAGTAGAATACCAATCCTTCCACGATATCCAAAGAAATCGTCTAATAGAACAAAAACGGTTTTAGCGGTCTGCTTAACGGTTTCCGTGATTGCTGCGTTTGCCGCCTCGTGGTTCGGTTTCGTCTTCTATTTGAGGCATAAGAAG GTTAAAGAGGTTCTTGAAGAATGGGAGATTCAGTATGGACCTCATAGGTTTGCTTATAAGGAGCTTGACAATGCCACAAAGGGTTTCAAGGAGAAACAACTTCTAGGGAAAGGAGGTTTTGGTCAAGTCTATAGAGGAACGCTTCCAGGTTCTGATGTAGAGATCGCTGTGAAACGGACTTCCCATGATTCAAGACAAGGGATGAGCGAGTTTCTAGCCGAGATTTCAACTATTGGTCGACTAAGACATCCAAATCTGGTCAGGCTTTTGGGATATTGTAGGCATAAGGAGAATCTCTACTTGGTTTATGACTTTATGCCTAATGGAAGTCTTGACAAGTATCTAAACCGTAATGAGAATCAAGAACGGCTTACTTGGGAACAACGTTTCAAGATCATCAAAGATGTTGCAACTGCTCTACTACACTTGCATCAAGAATGGGTGCAAGTCATCATTCATCGAGATATCAAACCAGCTAATGTTTTAATAGACCATGAAATGAATGCGAGGCTAGGGGACTTTGGACTTGCAAAGCTGTATGATCAAGGATTTGATCCTGAGACATCTAAAGTAGCGGGAACATTCGGGTATATCGCACCAGAGTTTCTAAGAACGGGAAGAGCTACTACAAGCACTGATGTCTATGCCTTTGGGTTGGTAATGCTTGAAGTTGTTTGTGGTAGAAGGCTGATTGAGCGACGTGCAGCGGAAAATGAAGAATATCTTGTGGAATGGATCTTAGAGCTTTGGGAAAATGGGAAAATTTTCGATGCGGCAGAAGAAAGTATACGTCAAGAACGAAACAGGGGACAACTTGAGCTGGTTTTGAAGCTAGGTGTGTTGTGTTCGCATCAAGCAGCATCAATCAGACCAGCTATGAGTGCGGTTATGCGGATTTTGAACGGCGTTTCACAGCTTCCAGATAATCTTCTTGATGTCGTAAGAGCTGAGAAATTCAAAGGATGGCCAGAGACATCAATGGAGGAAATACTACTTGATGTGAATTCATTGAGTACATTGGAGTTAACAGATTCATTTGCTAACCACGGACGTTGA